The window GCGTCTACCACGGCGCGGATGCGGTCTTCCTTGCCGATGTTGCCGGGATTGATGCGCAGGCAGTCGGCGCCGTATTCGGCCACCTTCAAGGCAATGCGATAGTCAAAATGAATATCGGCTACCAGCGGAACAGAGACACGCTCCTTGATGAGCTTGAAGGCTTCAGCCGCGTCCATGGTGGGAACGGACACTCGCACGATGTCGGCGCCGGCACGCTCGATGGCCTGAATTTGGGCCACGGTAGCGTCCACATCGGTGGTGCGGGTGTTGGTCATGGATTGCACCGCGATGGGCGCACCGTCCCCGATAGGCACCTTGCCTACGTAGATACGGGTGGACTGGCGGCGCTCGATAGGCGGCTGATGCTGCATGGCTCTACTCGACCTTAGTTTTGGGGCAGAGTCAGCTTGGCAAGGCGGCCGGCTCTGAAGCCCGATAAATCAACGGGTTGGCCCTGGTATTGGACAGTTACCATCTCAGGGGCACCCAACCTTAGGGTATAGGGCGCGGCGGCATCGAGGGTAAAAGACTGACCGGCGGTTTTCACCCCTTCCAGTACCCTCTTGCCACTGGCATCCTCGATTCTAACCCAACAATCGCCTTTAAAGGAGATCTCAAGCGTCTGGGTTTGGGATTGGGTGCCTGTCGGCGCAGCCTCGGCCGCTGCCGTTTGTGAGGGCGCGGCGCTACCGGCAGTGCTGTTTTGCACCGGCGCCGGGTTGAGACCCTGCTGCGGAGGCGGAGCGCTGTCTTGTGGCTCTTGCTCGGGGGTATCACTGCTGCCCTGGCCAAGGTCGACGCCGTCGTCGTCGGTAGCCGTGGCCGCAGGTGTGCTGTTGCTCCCAGACGGCGCGATGGCGGCACTGTTGGTGGTGGCCGGTGCCGTACTTTTATTGACGATAGAGCTGCCGCTGGTGGCTTGCTGGTAGCCAAAATAAATCAGCATGGCCACAAATCCCAGGCCGATTAGCCAGGTGATAAGGGTCAGCCAGTTCTCGGATTTTTGCCGGGTGGTGCGCTTGGAAAAACTCTGCATGTTGCTTTCGGTCTGGCTTTTGAGGCGATCGCTGCTGAGTTCTGCCAACACGATTTTCTCGTCCAGCTCCAAAAGCCGGCAATAGGCGCGGATATAGCCTTTGGTGTAGGTCGCGGGAGAGGCGGTGTCGTAGTCGTCTTGTTCGAGTTTTTCGACCACCGAGGCACGCAGGTTCAGTCGCTTGGCGACGTTATCCAATGTCCAACCCCGCTGTTCGCGGGCCTGTCTTAAACGCTGGCCGGCACTAAGCGTGATTTGGTCTTCGCTTGGTTCTGCCATCAGAATTTGTTACTCCGGTATTGTTGGCTGAATGGTGAGTCAGGGAATTTTGAAATAAGTTCCTCACCATATTGCTGAACGCCCTGCCGATCTCCGGTTGCTTTGGCGACTTTTAGGCCAAG is drawn from Gallaecimonas pentaromativorans and contains these coding sequences:
- a CDS encoding RodZ domain-containing protein, translated to MAEPSEDQITLSAGQRLRQAREQRGWTLDNVAKRLNLRASVVEKLEQDDYDTASPATYTKGYIRAYCRLLELDEKIVLAELSSDRLKSQTESNMQSFSKRTTRQKSENWLTLITWLIGLGFVAMLIYFGYQQATSGSSIVNKSTAPATTNSAAIAPSGSNSTPAATATDDDGVDLGQGSSDTPEQEPQDSAPPPQQGLNPAPVQNSTAGSAAPSQTAAAEAAPTGTQSQTQTLEISFKGDCWVRIEDASGKRVLEGVKTAGQSFTLDAAAPYTLRLGAPEMVTVQYQGQPVDLSGFRAGRLAKLTLPQN